A stretch of the Amycolatopsis sp. BJA-103 genome encodes the following:
- a CDS encoding acyl-CoA dehydrogenase family protein translates to MRLTDEQRALCETAAEFAAEHLAPHAIEWDQAKHFPVDVLRKAAQLGMGGIYLPEDLGGSALGRLDGVLVFEALAGGCPSLAAYISIHNMVATMIDKFGDDAQRHRYLPRMSTMDAFGSYCLTEPDAGSDAAALSTRARRDGDHYVLDGVKQFISGAGTSDVHVVLARTGGPGARGISAFIVDRDTPGVSFGPNEIKMGWNAQPTRQVIFEDARVPASALLGGEGNGFRVAMSALDGGRLNISACSLGGAEAALGMAVRHLSERSAFGEKLSEKQALQFRLADMRTDLEAARTLLWRAADALDQGEDTATQLSAMAKRFCTDTGFEVANQALQLHGGYGYLAEYGLEKIVRDLRVHQILEGTNEIMRVIISRRMLQEAS, encoded by the coding sequence ATGAGACTGACCGACGAACAGCGGGCCCTGTGTGAGACCGCCGCGGAGTTCGCGGCGGAACACCTCGCCCCGCACGCGATCGAATGGGACCAGGCCAAGCATTTCCCGGTCGACGTCCTCCGCAAGGCCGCCCAGCTGGGCATGGGCGGCATCTACCTGCCCGAAGACCTCGGCGGCTCCGCGCTCGGACGGCTCGACGGCGTCCTCGTGTTCGAGGCGCTCGCCGGCGGCTGCCCGTCGCTGGCCGCCTACATCTCGATCCACAACATGGTCGCGACCATGATCGACAAGTTCGGCGACGACGCCCAGCGGCACCGGTACCTCCCGCGAATGTCCACGATGGACGCGTTCGGCAGCTACTGCCTCACCGAGCCGGACGCGGGTTCCGACGCGGCGGCGCTCTCCACCCGTGCCCGCCGCGACGGCGACCACTACGTGCTCGACGGCGTCAAGCAGTTCATCTCCGGCGCGGGCACTTCGGACGTCCACGTCGTGCTCGCCCGCACCGGCGGTCCCGGTGCCCGGGGCATCTCGGCGTTCATCGTCGACCGGGACACGCCCGGGGTCTCCTTCGGCCCCAACGAGATCAAGATGGGCTGGAACGCCCAGCCCACCAGGCAGGTCATCTTCGAGGACGCCCGTGTCCCGGCGTCCGCGCTGCTCGGCGGCGAGGGCAACGGGTTCCGGGTCGCCATGTCCGCTTTGGACGGTGGCAGGCTCAACATCTCGGCCTGTTCCCTCGGTGGCGCCGAAGCCGCACTCGGCATGGCCGTCCGGCATCTGTCGGAGCGCTCGGCGTTCGGCGAGAAGCTGTCCGAGAAGCAGGCGTTGCAGTTCCGGCTGGCCGACATGCGGACCGATCTCGAAGCCGCGAGGACCTTGTTGTGGCGGGCGGCGGACGCGCTCGACCAGGGCGAGGACACCGCCACCCAGCTTTCGGCGATGGCCAAGCGGTTCTGCACCGACACCGGGTTCGAGGTGGCCAACCAGGCGCTGCAACTGCACGGAGGCTACGGCTACCTCGCCGAATACGGGCTGGAGAAGATCGTCCGCGACCTGCGGGTGCACCAGATCCTCGAAGGGACCAACGAAATCATGCGCGTGATCATCTCGCGCCGGATGCTGCAGGAGGCTTCGTGA
- a CDS encoding enoyl-CoA hydratase/isomerase family protein, with protein sequence MNDVHFLVHSGIGRITLNRPRALNSLNHDMVLAMLERLEAWRSDPAVRAVLIDGAGDRGLCAGGDIRAIYDDARTGGTASLRFWADEYRLNALISRYPKPYLALMDGLVMGGGVGVSAHGSHRIVTERSRIGMPETGIGFVPDVGGTYLLSRAPGELGTHVALTAGSISGPDAIHCGLADHFVPSERVPDLLDALASRTPDNALELFAEEAPPSVLAKDADWIDQCYAADTVEEILTRLHSGGDAAATAAKEIEAKSPTALKVTLRALRSAAALPDLEAVLAQEFRISTHALSSAEFVEGIRAQIIDKDRSPKWSPATLPEVADKLVDAYLADLGDAEWNGVAR encoded by the coding sequence GTGAACGACGTCCACTTCCTCGTCCACAGTGGAATCGGCCGGATCACGCTGAACCGGCCGCGTGCGCTGAACTCGCTGAACCACGACATGGTCCTCGCCATGCTCGAGCGCCTCGAAGCGTGGCGTTCCGATCCGGCGGTCCGCGCGGTGCTGATCGACGGCGCCGGCGACCGCGGGCTCTGCGCGGGCGGCGACATCCGCGCGATCTACGACGACGCCCGCACCGGTGGCACCGCGTCCCTGCGCTTCTGGGCCGACGAGTACCGGCTCAACGCCCTCATCTCGCGGTACCCGAAGCCGTACCTGGCGCTCATGGACGGTCTCGTCATGGGCGGCGGGGTCGGGGTCTCCGCGCACGGCAGCCACCGGATCGTCACCGAACGATCCCGGATCGGCATGCCCGAAACCGGCATCGGCTTCGTCCCGGACGTCGGCGGCACGTACCTGCTGTCCCGCGCCCCCGGTGAACTCGGCACGCATGTCGCGCTCACCGCCGGGTCGATCTCCGGCCCCGACGCGATCCACTGTGGACTCGCCGACCACTTCGTGCCGAGCGAACGGGTTCCGGACCTCCTCGACGCGCTCGCGTCGCGCACTCCGGACAACGCGCTGGAACTGTTCGCCGAGGAAGCGCCTCCGAGCGTGCTGGCCAAGGACGCGGACTGGATCGACCAGTGCTACGCGGCCGACACCGTCGAAGAGATCCTCACCCGGCTCCACTCCGGGGGTGACGCGGCGGCCACCGCCGCCAAGGAGATCGAGGCGAAGTCCCCCACCGCGCTGAAGGTGACCCTGCGCGCGCTCCGCAGCGCCGCGGCGCTGCCCGATCTGGAGGCTGTGCTGGCGCAGGAGTTCCGGATCTCGACCCACGCGCTCTCCTCGGCCGAGTTCGTCGAGGGCATCCGGGCCCAGATCATCGACAAGGACCGCTCGCCGAAGTGGTCGCCTGCCACCTTGCCCGAGGTGGCGGACAAGCTCGTCGATGCCTACCTCGCCGATCTCGGCGACGCGGAGTGGAACGGGGTGGCCCGATGA